From the genome of Phalacrocorax aristotelis chromosome 15, bGulAri2.1, whole genome shotgun sequence, one region includes:
- the LOC142064663 gene encoding disintegrin and metalloproteinase domain-containing protein 20-like, producing the protein MSMQGLVGLSLRCLTAILKALAMKWLQAHHGGQGKALLLRLGVWAVLVASFLPGASSHRPPPGYAVHEIVQPRKLAPEVGKAAGGGVSYILRVEGENRIIHLMQKRGFLVKNLPVITYSPRGTRVVEQPHIPKECFYLGYVEGSPGSLATLSTCSGLRGKLEIGNLSYGIEPVPGSLTFQHLLYRRERTQNKPLMCGLTDELIQNQLGGMGAKTALGRHDLSQRLKHTMYVEIFVVVDHYLFSFQGSNETSVMLLVTDTINLSETYYYPLKIRICLIGLEIWTHSNFIKYSQDVEEVLKNFNNWGNRDLSQRMKYDIAHLFTYMDFGLTVGLAYVGSICHPGYQSGVVSHIRRDVTTFSIIFAHELGHNLGMEHDKKQCVCGGATKCYMTGDSLSGAKGFSNCSLQSYLDLISRGDGDCLRNIPEPHSLFYFKHCGNKVIDEGEQCDCGGLRDCRGNPCCHQNCRLKPGAVCSIGQCCQKCHFRAAGHKCRLEADECDLPEYCNGTSEWCPEDLHVHDGTPCSNDGYCYRGRCATYDNLCRKVFGKEARGAPESCFKKQNIKGDRFGNCGGDGTKVAFVACKPQNALCGRLQCANVKRIPVLEGSETIIQMPGPEDWCWGTAYHASIDTPDIGGGLDGTRCGPKKICINKTCTDAIVRTTCNGKVLCRGKGVCNNLEHCHCKAGWAPPDCQFHGLGGSVDSGPPPPLMMTMVEAVQNKVFQMVIGITVPTALILIALLIAVTKYRKAIAAFFSTSLATERSKTPADEEQSMEEEEDDV; encoded by the coding sequence ATGTCCATGCAAGGGTTGGTAGGACTCTCCCTGAGGTGTCTTACCGCCATTTTGAAGGCACTGGCGATGAAATGGCTCCAGGCACATCATGGCGGCCAGGGAAAAGCACTGCTTCTCAGGCTGGGGGTCTGGGCAGTGTTGGTGGCATCTTTCCTCCCTGGGGCAAGCAGCCATCGTCCACCACCAGGCTATGCTGTCCATGAGATAGTCCAGCCAAGGAAACTGGCCCCCGAGGTGGGAAAAGCTGCAGGGGGAGGCGTGTCCTACATCCTCAGGGTGGAGGGGGAGAACCGCATCATCCACCTCATGCAGAAGAGAGGATTTCTGGTGAAAAACCTGCCAGTCATCACGTACAGCCCGAGGGGGACAAGGGTGGTAGAGCAGCCCCACATCCCCAAGGAGTGCTTCTACCTGGGCTACGTGGAGGGCAGCCCTGGCTCCCTTGCCACACTGAGCACCTGCTCGGGTTTaagagggaagctggaaatTGGGAACCTGAGCTATGGCATTGAACCTGTCCCAGGGTCCCTCACCTTCCAGCACCTTCTCTATCGGCGAGAGAGGACCCAGAACAAGCCTCTGATGTGCGGATTGACAGATGAATTGATCCAAAACCAACTGGGTGGGATGGGAGCTAAAACAGCCTTAGGAAGGCATGACTTGTCTCAGAGACTGAAGCATACCATGTATGTGGAGATATTTGTTGTGGTAGACCACTATCTATTTTCCTTCCAAGGGAGCAATGAGACCTCTGTGATGCTTCTGGTTACAGATACGATCAATTTATCTGAAACATACTACTATCCTCTGAAGATTCGCATCTGCCTGATCGGGCTGGAGATCTGGACACACAGCAACTTCATCAAGTACAGCCAGGACGTAGAAGAAGTTCTTAAAAACTTTAACAACTGGGGAAATAGGGATCTTTCTCAGAGGATGAAATATGACATTGCacatttatttacttacatGGACTTTGGACTAACTGTTGGGCTGGCGTATGTAGGTAGCATCTGCCACCCCGGTTACCAATCAGGTGTTGTATCACATATACGGAGAGATGTCACAaccttttcaattatttttgctCATGAGCTTGGTCACAACCTGGGGATGGAGCACGACAAAAagcagtgtgtgtgtggaggaGCCACCAAGTGCTACATGACAGGAGACTCGCTCAGTGGTGCCAAGGGTTTCAGCaactgcagcctgcagagctaTTTAGACCTGATCAGCAGAGGGGATGGCGACTGCTTGCGCAACATCCCAGAGCCCCACAGTCTCTTCTATTTTAAGCATTGTGGCAACAAGGTGATCGATGAGGGAGAGCAGTGTGACTGTGGGGGGCTGCGGGACTGTCGAGGCAATCCCTGCTGTCACCAAAATTGCAGGCTGAAGCCAGGGGCTGTCTGCTCCATTGGGCAATGCTGTCAGAAATGCCACTTCCGCGCTGCAGGACATAAATGCAGGTTGGAGGCGGACGAGTGCGACTTGCCGGAATACTGCAATGGGACTTCTGAGTGGTGCCCAGAGGATTTGCATGTGCATGACGGGACACCATGCAGCAACGATGGCTACTGCTACCGCGGGAGATGTGCAACCTATGACAACCTGTGCCGAAAAGTCTTTGGGAAGGAGGCTCGGGGTGCTCCAGAAAGTTGCTTCAAAAAGCAGAACATAAAAGGGGATCGATTTGGCAACTGTGGTGGCGATGGGACCAAAGTTGCTTTTGTGGCATGTAAACCCCAAAATGCTCTGTGTGGAAGGCTGCAGTGTGCCAATGTGAAGAGGATACCTGTTCTGGAGGGGTCTGAAACCATCATTCAGATGCCAGGGCCTGAGGACTGGTGCTGGGGCACAGCCTACCATGCCAGCATCGATACACCTGATATCGGAGGAGGGCTCGATGGCACCAGATGTGGGCCAAAAAAGATCTGTATTAACAAGACGTGCACAGATGCCATTGTCAGGACAACATGCAATGGGAAGGTTTTGTGCAGGGGGAAAGGGGTTTGCAACAACCTTGAACACTGCCACTGCAAAGCTGGCTGGGCTCCTCCAGATTGCCAGTTCCACGGCCTGGGAGGGAGTGTGGACAGCGGCCCTCCACCGCCTCTCATGATGACCATGGTGGAGGCTGTCCAAAATAAAGTGTTTCAGATGGTAATTGGGATCACAGTTCCCACTGCCCTCATTCTGATTGCTCTCCTCATTGCTGTAACCAAATACAGAAAGGCAATAGCTGCATTTTTCAGTACAAGTTTAGCCACAGAGAGAAGCAAGACTCCTGCAGATGAGGAGCAGAGtatggaagaagaagaagatgatgtttaa
- the LOC142064662 gene encoding disintegrin and metalloproteinase domain-containing protein 20-like — MSCHQRFPLFPPAWKAVTMAPSQTQPRWTPVGRGVLLLGLGLSFLLWGLLLPCTDCSPEPSWGYAVYEVVIPKKLGSRTGKASQDEVSYIISIQGVNYTIHLRQKDFVIKNFPVFTRDSQGEIVVEHPHVPADCYYHGYVEGIPDSAVTLTTCSGLRGLLQIGNSSYSIEPLAASSMAEHLLLRREDVVPGTVMYKMPNNSAHFPGPRTTTTRQFQPRWHTRYLELLVVVDKEGFDAFGRSITNVTLEVIEIINLVDGLFYSFHLRVLITALEVWVEKNPISVTKNITKVLHNFDLWRKQQSLMYAVHDMGCLFASMDFDQGTKALHVGGKSNFASACDRKHASAVVSFAKQPYMDTAVHVARVLGYVLGMEHDDRYCRCGNTSKCIMSAHGTVNYQFSNCSKKHYFDFIASGQGFCLNNAPELRMTFALQRCGNGVLEVGEECDCGSEAQCKLDLCCDNTCQKKKGAICTSGGCCKNCKPLPEGEVCRESAGPCDLPEYCNGTSEHCPADVAKQDGTVCAEDGYCYSGKCQSRTLQCMSIFGKEAKPAPLPCFQEVNMKGDRFGNCWGNGADINFQKCKLENVLCGRVQCTNIRRLPQLEDHTTIIQTPLGDTWCWGTDYHLGVDILDAGVIRDGMQCGEKKICINRTCVPEEKYLTSLCSAKGTCRGKGVCNTRGNCHCDNGWAPPYCQFIGFGGSVDSGPAPVTKKGLFRFIIGITVVTVAVMVLAALVFVHVRKLRVTLALNRLVGCFWATEQAPKEGPKDQVEEDGSKPAKSQNSPV; from the coding sequence ATGTCTTGTCATCAAcgttttcctctctttcctccagCCTGGAAGGCAGTGACCATGGCTCCAAGCCAGACACAGCCAAGGTGGACCCCAGTGGGCAGAGGGGTTCTCCTCCTTGGACTGGgcctctccttcctgctctgggGGCTCCTGCTCCCCTGCACAGACTGCAGCCCCGAGCCCTCTTGGGGCTATGCAGTCTATGAGGTAGTAATTCCAAAGAAACTTGGCTCCAGGACAGGGAAAGCCAGCCAGGATGAAGTGTCCTATATCATCAGCATTCAGGGGGTAAATTACACAATTCACCTTAGGCAGAAAGACTTTGTAATAAAAAACTTCCCTGTATTCACTCGTGACTCCCAAGGGGAAATCGTGGTTGAACACCCCCATGTGCCAGCAGATTGCTATTACCATGGCTACGTGGAAGGTATCCCAGACTCTGCAGTGACTCTGACTACCTGCTCTGGGCTCAGAGGACTGCTGCAGATTGGAAACTCAAGCTACAGCATCGAACCCCTGGCAGCTTCCTCCATGGCTGAGCATCTTCTGTTGCGGAGGGAGGATGTCGTTCCTGGAACGGTGATGTACAAAATGCCCAACAACAGTGCACATTTTCCAGGTCCTCGTACAACAACAACAAGGCAGTTCCAGCCCCGATGGCACACGCGGTATTTGGAGCTCCTTGTCGTGGTGGACAAGGAAGGGTTTGATGCCTTTGGCAGAAGTATAACTAATGTGACGCTGGAAGTTATTGAAATAATCAATCTGGTGGATGGgctgttttattctttccacCTTCGAGTTTTGATAACCGCACTAGAGGTTTGGGTGGAGAAGAACCCTATCAGTGTTACCAAAAACATAACCAAGGTCCTTCATAATTTTGACCTTTGGCGGAAGCAGCAAAGTCTTATGTATGCTGTGCATGACATGGGGTGTCTATTTGCCTCGATGGACTTTGATCAGGGTACGAAAGCATTGCATGTGGGTGGCAAATCCAACTTCGCCAGTGCATGTGATAGAAAACACGCCTCTGCTGTTGTATCATTTGCAAAACAGCCTTACATGGATACTGCTGTCCATGTTGCTCGTGTGTTAGGGTATGTCCTTGGCATGGAGCACGATGACAGATACTGTAGATGTGGAAACACCTCTAAATGCATCATGAGCGCACATGGCACAGTGAACTATCAATTCAGCAACTGCAGCAAAAAGCACTATTTCGATTTTATAGCATCAGGGCAAGGATTCTGCCTTAATAACGCCCCAGAATTGCGAATGACGTTTGCACTGCAGCGCTGCGGGAATGGTGTCCTGGAGGTTGGGGAGGAGTGCGACTGTGGCTCAGAGGCACAGTGTAAATTGGACCTTTGTTGTGACAATacctgtcaaaaaaaaaaaggagccatTTGCACTTCTGGAGGCTGCTGTAAGAATTGCAAACCTCTTCCAGAGGGAGAAGTGTGTAGGGAGAGTGCCGGTCCATGTGACCTGCCCGAGTATTGCAATGGGACCTCTGAGCATTGCCCAGCAGATGTGGCCAAGCAAGATGGGACTGTGTGCGCTGAGGATGGGTACTGTTATTCAGGCAAATGCCAGTCTCGTACTTTACAGTGTATGAGTATCTTTGGCAAGGAAGCAAAGCCTGCTCCACTACCATGTTTCCAGGAGGTGAATATGAAAGGGGATCGGTTTGGCAATTGCTGGGGAAATGGGGCCGATATCAACTTTCAGAAATGTAAGCTAGAAAATGTCCTGTGTGGGAGAGTGCAATGTACGAACATTAGACGTCTACCTCAGCTGGAAGATCACACAACCATCATTCAAACCCCGCTGGGAGATACCTGGTGTTGGGGCACAGATTACCACTTGGGCGTGGACATTCTGGATGCTGGAGTCATTAGAGATGGCATGCAGTGTGGTGAGAAGAAGATCTGCATTAATCGGACGTGTGTCCCTGAGGAGAAGTACTTGACATCCCTCTGTTCTGCCAAGGGAACGTGCAGAGGAAAAGGTGTCTGCAACACTAGAGGAAACTGCCACTGTGACAACGGCTGGGCACCTCCCTACTGCCAATTTATTGGCTTTGGAGGAAGTGTTGACAGTGGGCCTGCACCAGTCACTAAAAAGGGGCTTTTTAGATTCATCATTGGAATTACTGTAGTAACTGTTGCTGTTATGGTGCTGGCAGCACTTGTCTTTGTGCACGTGAGAAAGCTCAGAGTAACCCTAGCATTAAACAGATTAGTCGGATGCTTTTGGGCAACAGAACAGGCCCCTAAGGAAGGTCCAAAGGACCAGGTGGAAGAAGATGGCTCAAAACCAGCTAAAAGTCAAAACTCCCCTGTGTAG